One stretch of Amycolatopsis sp. NBC_00345 DNA includes these proteins:
- a CDS encoding alpha/beta fold hydrolase produces MFCSECFDVVCFLYDLGGVAAYLTSYPGTRGGFYLGNTTSTDPGAIAKDEQLKETGNLVELATLAGYNVLNVDRTLDIPVLAVVGQHDPFICRLLGPSCSDSQALADFERPFYGPHATVVADVVPNTAHDLQLEKSAPESNASMLDFADKYVGAGDALKNTAPGSAAPVPTPPNPAPSLAAKAVNALVVPAVVPAIALLQKASNVVPGLGGNQDPIPGMSAALSTIGNLTDSLVGTFPEGVIAGS; encoded by the coding sequence ATGTTCTGCAGCGAGTGCTTCGACGTCGTCTGCTTCTTGTACGACTTGGGTGGGGTCGCCGCTTATCTGACCAGTTATCCCGGCACCCGGGGCGGGTTCTACCTGGGCAACACGACCTCGACCGACCCGGGCGCGATCGCGAAGGACGAGCAGCTGAAGGAGACCGGCAACCTCGTGGAGCTGGCCACGCTGGCCGGCTACAACGTGCTGAACGTGGACCGGACCCTCGACATCCCGGTCCTCGCGGTCGTCGGGCAGCACGACCCGTTCATCTGCAGGCTGCTCGGCCCGAGCTGCTCCGATTCCCAGGCGCTGGCGGACTTCGAGCGGCCCTTCTACGGTCCACATGCGACCGTCGTCGCCGACGTCGTGCCGAACACCGCCCACGATCTGCAACTGGAGAAGAGCGCTCCGGAGAGCAACGCGAGCATGCTCGACTTCGCCGACAAGTACGTCGGAGCCGGTGACGCCCTGAAGAACACGGCCCCCGGTTCGGCGGCCCCCGTGCCCACGCCGCCGAACCCCGCGCCCAGCCTGGCCGCGAAGGCCGTCAACGCGCTGGTCGTGCCGGCGGTCGTGCCCGCCATCGCGCTCCTGCAGAAGGCGAGCAACGTGGTGCCCGGCCTCGGCGGCAACCAGGATCCGATCCCGGGTATGTCCGCGGCCCTGTCCACGATCGGGAACCTGACCGATTCCCTCGTGGGAACCTTCCCGGAGGGTGTGATCGCCGGGAGCTGA
- a CDS encoding HpcH/HpaI aldolase family protein: MTGFAAALRERRPLIGTWLVTDNPIGAESLAGLGFDFLLVDGQHGLVDERSWLTMLTHIAARGAGAGLVRVPGNDAATIGRALDLGAEAVVVPMVDSAAEAERAVRACRYVPVGERSYGPMRPVPRAAGTPAEANARVGCVVMVETAEALADIEAICAVEGLDGVLVGPFDLSLALGGAGFGDPAIADRLDDALATVAAAAAAAGIAGGVHCPDADTAAKRLAAGFTFATVSCDLMLLEEAGAAALRGARA, from the coding sequence ATGACCGGCTTCGCCGCGGCCCTGCGCGAACGGCGGCCGCTGATCGGCACCTGGCTCGTCACCGACAACCCGATCGGCGCGGAATCGCTGGCAGGACTGGGTTTCGACTTCCTCCTGGTCGACGGCCAGCACGGACTGGTCGACGAGCGGTCCTGGCTGACGATGCTGACCCACATCGCCGCCCGCGGCGCGGGCGCGGGCCTGGTCCGGGTGCCCGGCAACGACGCGGCGACCATCGGCCGGGCGCTCGACCTCGGCGCCGAGGCGGTGGTCGTCCCGATGGTCGACAGCGCCGCCGAGGCCGAACGCGCGGTTCGCGCGTGCCGGTACGTCCCGGTGGGCGAGCGCAGCTACGGCCCGATGCGCCCGGTGCCGCGCGCGGCGGGCACCCCGGCCGAAGCCAACGCCAGGGTCGGGTGCGTCGTGATGGTCGAGACTGCCGAGGCGCTGGCGGACATCGAGGCGATCTGCGCGGTGGAAGGCCTCGACGGCGTGCTGGTCGGCCCGTTCGACCTGTCGCTGGCGTTGGGCGGCGCGGGTTTCGGCGACCCGGCCATCGCCGACCGGCTCGACGATGCACTGGCGACCGTCGCCGCGGCCGCCGCTGCCGCCGGGATCGCCGGGGGCGTGCACTGCCCGGACGCGGACACCGCGGCCAAGCGGCTCGCCGCGGGCTTCACCTTCGCGACGGTGTCCTGCGACCTGATGCTGCTGGAGGAAGCGGGCGCGGCGGCGCTGCGGGGTGCCCGCGCGTGA
- a CDS encoding response regulator transcription factor, producing MRVLLVEDERPLAKYVAAGLRKHGFAVDVAFDGRTALDKCAVTPYDVVVLDRDLPVVHGDTVCRELAGHSTARILMLTASGTVEDRVEGLTLVADDYLGKPFAFSELVARVRALSRRSAPATPPVLRAGDVVLDPARRTAERAGRLLQLTPKEFGVLEQLLAAGGTVVSAETLLDKVWDEHADPFTNAVRITVGTLRRKLGDPPLIETVPSAGYRIVA from the coding sequence GTGCGGGTGCTGCTGGTCGAGGACGAGCGACCGTTGGCCAAGTACGTCGCGGCCGGCCTGCGTAAGCACGGGTTCGCCGTCGACGTCGCGTTCGACGGGCGCACCGCGCTGGACAAGTGCGCGGTCACGCCCTACGACGTCGTCGTCCTGGACCGGGATCTGCCCGTGGTGCACGGGGACACGGTGTGCCGCGAGCTCGCCGGGCACAGCACGGCGCGGATCCTGATGCTCACCGCGTCCGGCACGGTCGAGGACCGGGTCGAGGGGCTCACGCTGGTTGCCGACGACTACCTCGGCAAGCCGTTCGCGTTCTCCGAGCTCGTCGCCAGGGTGCGGGCGCTGTCCCGGCGCAGCGCGCCCGCGACGCCGCCGGTCCTGCGCGCCGGTGACGTGGTGCTCGACCCCGCGCGGCGCACGGCGGAGCGCGCGGGCCGGCTCCTTCAGCTGACGCCCAAGGAGTTCGGCGTACTCGAGCAGCTGCTCGCCGCCGGCGGCACGGTGGTGAGCGCGGAAACGTTGCTGGACAAGGTGTGGGACGAGCACGCCGACCCGTTCACCAACGCGGTCCGGATCACCGTCGGCACGTTGCGGCGCAAGCTCGGCGACCCGCCGCTCATCGAGACCGTGCCGAGTGCCGGCTACCGGATCGTCGCATGA
- a CDS encoding TauD/TfdA dioxygenase family protein encodes MSGFDVIRIGGRIGAEVVGVDLGAELPADVITDLNSALLQHKALVFRGADLDDESQLAFAARFGALTKAHPTGVPSVEGQPEVLPIDGEDHRANHWHTDCTFVRTPPKASTLRGIVIPAYGGNTLIANQATAYLDLPRDLREFADKLWAVHTNDAGQPLLETDRADEYRKMFLSTIYKTAHPVVRVHPESGEPGLFISSFAQQVAGLSMSESRAVLDMLQRYISRPENVLRIKWNPGDLVLFDNRNTQHYGPDDYDDQPRMLHRVTIAGDVPVGLDGKKSYLLEGDDAAHYTPAVV; translated from the coding sequence GTGTCAGGTTTCGACGTCATCCGCATCGGCGGTCGCATCGGCGCGGAGGTCGTCGGTGTCGACCTGGGCGCCGAACTGCCCGCCGACGTCATCACCGACCTCAACTCCGCGCTGTTGCAGCACAAGGCCCTGGTCTTCCGCGGCGCCGACCTCGACGACGAGAGCCAGCTGGCTTTCGCGGCCCGCTTCGGCGCGCTGACCAAGGCGCACCCGACCGGTGTGCCGTCGGTGGAGGGACAGCCCGAGGTGCTCCCGATCGACGGGGAGGACCACCGGGCCAACCACTGGCACACCGACTGCACGTTCGTGCGCACCCCGCCGAAGGCCAGCACCCTGCGCGGCATCGTCATCCCCGCGTACGGCGGCAACACGCTCATCGCCAACCAGGCGACGGCGTACCTCGACCTCCCCCGCGACCTGCGGGAGTTCGCGGACAAGCTGTGGGCGGTGCACACCAACGACGCCGGGCAGCCGCTGCTGGAGACCGATCGCGCGGACGAGTACCGCAAGATGTTCCTGTCGACGATCTACAAGACGGCTCACCCGGTGGTGCGCGTGCACCCGGAGTCGGGGGAGCCCGGGCTGTTCATCAGCAGCTTCGCCCAGCAGGTGGCCGGCCTCTCGATGAGCGAGTCCCGGGCCGTCCTGGACATGCTGCAGCGCTACATCTCCCGCCCGGAGAACGTGTTGCGGATCAAGTGGAACCCTGGTGACCTCGTGCTGTTCGACAACCGCAACACCCAGCACTACGGCCCGGACGACTACGACGACCAGCCCAGGATGCTGCACCGGGTCACCATCGCCGGGGACGTCCCGGTGGGCCTGGACGGCAAGAAGAGTTACCTGCTGGAAGGCGACGACGCCGCGCACTACACACCGGCGGTGGTGTAG
- a CDS encoding sensor histidine kinase, translating into MTARGRLTILYAALVLAAGVLLTALTYLLMRGNGGHRVSVITLSPGPDALPPLPQSIKAVTLADFVTQAAIALAVVTVLAAVLGWLVAGRVLRPIRTISATAQRLSAENLSERMPVTTPADELATLAGTINGMLDRVQEGVAERDRVLASQRMFTANAAHELRTPLTTMRTAIDVTLDSQPGTEELLAMTGDVRTAVERSQRTLDGLLALARSQAGAGLRHRVDLAEVVANSLDGVALTVRVDLRPAPVSGEPVLLERMCGNLVDNAVRHNRSGGQVEVATGSTDGRAFLRIGNSGAPIAPETVDQLREPFVRGDGARIHTDSGIGLGLSIVDAIVTAHRGEITIAARPAGGLDVVVRLPSADGGASSGASS; encoded by the coding sequence ATGACCGCCCGCGGCCGGCTCACGATCCTGTACGCCGCACTGGTTCTCGCCGCCGGTGTTCTCCTGACCGCGCTCACCTACCTGCTGATGCGCGGGAACGGCGGTCATCGGGTGTCGGTCATCACGCTCAGCCCGGGGCCGGATGCGCTACCGCCGTTGCCGCAATCGATCAAGGCGGTCACTCTCGCCGACTTCGTCACCCAGGCCGCGATCGCGCTCGCGGTGGTGACGGTGCTCGCCGCGGTCCTGGGGTGGCTGGTGGCCGGGCGGGTACTGCGACCCATCCGCACGATCTCCGCCACCGCACAACGCCTTTCGGCGGAGAACCTGTCCGAGCGGATGCCGGTCACCACGCCCGCCGACGAGCTCGCCACCCTGGCCGGCACCATCAACGGGATGCTGGACCGCGTCCAGGAGGGCGTCGCCGAACGCGACCGGGTGCTCGCGAGCCAGCGTATGTTCACCGCCAACGCCGCCCACGAGCTGCGCACCCCGCTGACCACCATGCGCACCGCCATCGACGTCACCCTCGACAGCCAGCCCGGCACCGAGGAACTGCTGGCCATGACCGGCGACGTCCGGACCGCCGTCGAGCGGAGCCAGCGCACCCTCGACGGGCTCCTGGCGCTGGCCCGCAGCCAGGCGGGCGCCGGCCTCCGGCACCGCGTCGACCTCGCCGAGGTCGTGGCGAACAGCCTCGACGGCGTAGCCCTCACCGTGCGGGTCGACCTGCGACCCGCGCCGGTCAGCGGTGAACCGGTTCTGCTGGAACGTATGTGCGGCAACCTGGTCGACAACGCCGTCCGCCACAACCGTTCCGGCGGCCAGGTCGAGGTCGCCACCGGCAGCACGGACGGGCGGGCGTTCCTGCGCATCGGGAACAGCGGCGCGCCGATCGCGCCGGAGACCGTCGACCAGCTCCGGGAACCGTTCGTCCGCGGCGACGGCGCACGGATCCACACCGACAGCGGCATCGGCCTTGGACTGTCGATTGTGGACGCGATTGTCACCGCGCACCGAGGTGAGATCACCATCGCCGCTCGGCCGGCCGGCGGGCTGGATGTCGTCGTCCGCCTCCCGTCCGCCGACGGTGGCGCCTCGTCTGGTGCGAGTTCGTGA
- a CDS encoding NADP-dependent oxidoreductase, protein MKALQFDQFGSPDVIKLRDVPAPEPGPGQIRIAVLACGLNPADWVIVDGLFGEQLPPLPRGLGLEIAGTVDALGEGVDGVEIGDRVFGPATYDGPTAGAAEYALMAAWARIPEGVSAEQAAALPMSAETAWRALDDLGVQPGELLLVHGAGTTVGETAVRFALHRGIRVIATAGPTRAGALEELGARVTTYGDGMAERVAALAGGRVDRALDSAPTGGRIDRPGQAGPATGALPALIGLTGDPDRVLTVSDFAAAAELGVRTTTEIRYDLLGEFARLAGEGVLAVPVARTYPLGQIREAAELSRSRRAGGKLVLVL, encoded by the coding sequence ATGAAGGCTCTTCAGTTCGACCAGTTCGGCTCCCCGGACGTGATCAAGCTCCGCGACGTCCCGGCACCGGAACCGGGACCCGGCCAGATCCGGATCGCCGTCCTGGCGTGCGGCCTGAACCCGGCTGACTGGGTGATCGTCGACGGCCTCTTCGGCGAGCAGCTGCCGCCGCTGCCGCGTGGGCTCGGTCTCGAGATCGCGGGCACTGTCGACGCGCTCGGCGAAGGTGTCGACGGCGTCGAGATCGGCGACCGGGTGTTCGGTCCGGCCACTTACGACGGTCCGACGGCAGGCGCCGCCGAGTACGCGCTGATGGCGGCCTGGGCGCGGATTCCCGAGGGCGTCTCCGCCGAGCAGGCCGCCGCGCTGCCGATGTCAGCCGAGACGGCGTGGCGCGCGCTCGACGACCTGGGCGTCCAACCGGGCGAGCTGCTGCTCGTCCACGGCGCGGGCACCACCGTCGGCGAGACGGCGGTGCGCTTCGCGCTGCACCGGGGGATCCGGGTGATCGCCACCGCCGGGCCGACCCGGGCCGGTGCCCTGGAAGAGCTCGGAGCCCGGGTGACCACCTACGGCGACGGCATGGCCGAGCGCGTCGCCGCACTGGCCGGAGGCCGTGTCGACCGTGCCCTGGACTCGGCCCCGACCGGCGGCCGGATCGACCGTCCCGGCCAGGCCGGCCCGGCCACCGGCGCCCTGCCGGCCCTGATCGGGCTGACCGGCGACCCCGACCGCGTCCTGACCGTCTCGGACTTCGCCGCCGCGGCCGAACTGGGCGTCCGGACCACCACCGAGATCCGCTACGACCTGCTGGGCGAGTTCGCCCGGCTGGCCGGCGAGGGCGTTCTGGCCGTACCGGTCGCCCGCACCTACCCGCTCGGCCAGATCCGGGAGGCGGCCGAACTCAGCCGCTCCCGTCGGGCCGGCGGCAAGCTGGTGCTTGTCCTGTGA
- a CDS encoding MFS transporter, whose product MTRSLADRLALPSIRGHGGLVAALAVDSVGTGLFMPFGVVYFLYTTTLPLTVVGACLTVARLLAIPMSIVVGPLIDRYGARRVLIWGNLLGASAFVGYLFADAAWSVIVVTFVAGVGQSTFWTAIRTLVGTVIEPERRTSWFALQSMTRNAGFGLGGLIGAVAIGLGSKWVYLAFAGLNAVSFVVAAILVVRWRHPDVVGTAATARQGATNPFGGYRQLLRDRALAAVTGVNLAFVMCANVLTVLLVVYVTTELHQPAWVGGALFTVNTILVSTTQTVTTRAAGGLSHATVLRLAAVLWGASFGLMWLMAAAPGWLVIPGMFLALVVFTIAEMAQDPVLNTLLSELSPPGATGRYMAAYQLSWSVGGAVAPLLLTWLMSLGIAIAWLVMIAICAVAVLAVARIPMTRAAAADTAGSPPAGPATDQP is encoded by the coding sequence ATGACCCGATCCCTGGCGGACCGCCTGGCCCTGCCGTCGATCCGCGGCCACGGCGGCCTGGTCGCCGCGCTGGCCGTCGACAGCGTCGGCACCGGCCTGTTCATGCCCTTCGGCGTCGTGTACTTCCTCTACACCACAACGCTCCCGCTCACCGTGGTCGGCGCCTGCCTCACCGTGGCGCGGCTGCTCGCCATCCCGATGTCGATCGTCGTCGGCCCGCTCATCGACCGTTACGGCGCCCGCCGCGTCCTCATCTGGGGCAACCTCCTGGGCGCGTCCGCCTTCGTCGGCTACCTCTTCGCCGACGCGGCGTGGTCGGTGATCGTGGTGACGTTCGTGGCCGGGGTCGGGCAGAGCACGTTCTGGACGGCGATCCGCACCCTCGTCGGCACGGTCATCGAACCGGAGCGGCGGACGAGCTGGTTCGCCCTGCAGTCGATGACGCGTAACGCGGGCTTCGGCCTGGGCGGCCTGATCGGCGCGGTCGCCATCGGCCTGGGCAGCAAGTGGGTCTACCTGGCTTTCGCCGGGCTGAACGCGGTCAGTTTCGTCGTCGCCGCGATCCTGGTCGTGCGCTGGCGGCACCCGGACGTCGTCGGCACCGCCGCCACTGCCAGGCAGGGCGCCACCAACCCCTTCGGCGGCTACCGCCAGCTCCTGCGCGACCGGGCCCTGGCCGCCGTCACCGGGGTGAACCTGGCGTTTGTCATGTGCGCCAACGTGCTGACGGTCCTGCTGGTCGTCTACGTCACCACCGAACTGCACCAGCCCGCGTGGGTGGGCGGCGCGCTGTTCACGGTGAACACGATCCTGGTGTCGACCACCCAAACCGTCACCACCCGCGCCGCCGGCGGCCTGAGCCACGCCACCGTGCTGCGCCTGGCCGCCGTGTTGTGGGGCGCGTCGTTCGGCCTGATGTGGCTGATGGCCGCGGCCCCCGGCTGGCTGGTCATCCCGGGGATGTTCCTGGCCCTGGTGGTGTTCACCATCGCCGAGATGGCCCAGGACCCGGTCCTGAACACCCTGCTGTCGGAGCTGTCGCCCCCCGGCGCCACCGGCCGCTACATGGCCGCGTACCAACTGTCCTGGAGCGTCGGCGGCGCGGTCGCCCCGCTCCTGCTCACCTGGCTGATGAGCCTCGGCATCGCCATCGCCTGGCTGGTCATGATCGCCATCTGCGCCGTTGCCGTCCTGGCGGTCGCCCGAATCCCGATGACGCGCGCCGCCGCCGCGGACACCGCTGGATCGCCCCCGGCCGGCCCGGCGACGGATCAACCGTAA
- a CDS encoding PLP-dependent cysteine synthase family protein, whose product MPDDRAPERRVATRVEDLVGRTPMVRLSYPDVPADTRLLAKLEMFNPMSSVKDRPALYMLLEAERTGLLDPAGGTVVEYSSGNMGIALAGLCASRGHRYVLVMPDNATVERLGIARAFGAEIVQTPYQEGLPGTIARAEAVTASIPGAWLVNQAFNPVNTVAHYESTGPEVWEATGGAVDALVCTVGTGGTLTGIAHYLKERREVHVVAVEPATSPVLSGGEHSPHRIPGIGPGFVAEVTDVACIDEIITVSDEDAGLSTKELAATAGVFAGVSAGAAAYAARAVARRPEFAGRTVVTVFPDTGERYLSMWESLGESA is encoded by the coding sequence ATGCCCGATGACCGCGCGCCCGAGCGCAGAGTCGCCACCCGAGTCGAGGACCTGGTCGGCCGCACGCCGATGGTCCGGCTGTCCTATCCGGACGTACCGGCGGACACCCGGCTGCTGGCCAAGCTGGAGATGTTCAACCCGATGTCCAGCGTGAAGGACCGCCCCGCGCTGTACATGCTGCTCGAGGCCGAGCGCACCGGGCTGCTCGACCCGGCGGGCGGCACGGTGGTGGAGTACTCCTCGGGCAACATGGGCATCGCGCTCGCCGGGCTGTGCGCCTCACGCGGGCACCGCTACGTGCTCGTGATGCCGGACAACGCTACCGTCGAGCGGCTCGGCATCGCCAGGGCGTTCGGCGCCGAGATCGTGCAGACCCCGTACCAGGAAGGCCTGCCGGGCACCATCGCGCGGGCCGAGGCGGTCACCGCGTCGATCCCGGGGGCGTGGCTGGTCAACCAGGCGTTCAACCCGGTCAACACGGTGGCGCACTACGAGAGCACCGGGCCGGAGGTGTGGGAGGCGACCGGCGGCGCGGTCGACGCGCTGGTGTGCACGGTCGGCACCGGCGGGACGCTGACCGGGATCGCGCACTACCTCAAGGAACGGCGCGAGGTGCACGTGGTCGCCGTGGAGCCGGCCACCTCGCCGGTGCTCTCCGGCGGCGAGCACAGCCCGCACCGGATCCCGGGCATCGGCCCCGGTTTCGTCGCCGAGGTCACCGATGTGGCCTGCATCGACGAGATCATCACGGTGTCCGATGAGGACGCCGGTCTGTCCACTAAGGAGCTGGCCGCCACGGCGGGCGTCTTCGCCGGCGTCTCCGCCGGTGCCGCCGCGTACGCCGCGCGGGCGGTGGCGCGACGGCCGGAGTTCGCCGGGCGCACCGTGGTCACGGTCTTCCCGGACACCGGCGAGCGTTACCTGTCGATGTGGGAGTCATTGGGGGAATCGGCATGA
- a CDS encoding serine hydrolase domain-containing protein, producing MTTTRRSVLGMLGASGAMLATGAVAAAAGATFTPVSADVRAIDQFVKEQAAMDAFAGSLLLLHRGRPVLARSYGQANDAAPNGPDTLFAMASVTKLFTAVAIAQLAQAGKVAYTGTLGTYLSGFPAEIADTVKVHHLLTHTSGLGDTFTMPGYMEEALTWTEVDQVMNGTTDYIRRTALEFTPGAGSRYSNAAYHVLGAIVAQVSGKSYYDYVREHVLRPAGMTTTDFYTRPQWHTDPRIAHPYAKQPSGERADTIDQRLYVGTPAGDAFTTCADMARFAFALQGSKLLNRAFTGITLNGKVPPPPQPGPPPGQAPKVPLVGFQCYGPVTLLVNNQWVTGHGGGAPGTSTDFQMYPDSEWVTVILSNYDYDGGPPPVVMKARDVITA from the coding sequence ATGACCACGACACGACGATCCGTACTGGGCATGCTCGGCGCTTCCGGTGCGATGCTCGCCACCGGTGCGGTCGCCGCCGCGGCCGGCGCCACCTTCACCCCGGTATCCGCTGACGTGCGCGCGATCGACCAGTTCGTCAAGGAACAGGCGGCCATGGACGCGTTCGCCGGCAGCCTGCTGCTGCTCCATCGAGGACGCCCCGTGCTGGCCAGGTCCTACGGCCAGGCCAACGACGCCGCTCCCAACGGCCCGGACACCCTGTTCGCCATGGCCTCAGTGACGAAGCTCTTCACGGCGGTCGCCATCGCCCAGCTCGCGCAGGCCGGCAAGGTCGCGTACACCGGCACGCTGGGCACTTATTTGAGCGGTTTCCCCGCCGAGATCGCCGACACCGTGAAAGTCCACCACCTCCTCACCCACACGTCCGGCCTCGGCGACACCTTTACGATGCCCGGATATATGGAGGAAGCGCTTACCTGGACCGAGGTCGACCAGGTGATGAACGGCACGACGGACTACATCCGGCGCACCGCACTGGAGTTCACGCCGGGAGCCGGGTCCCGGTACAGCAACGCCGCCTACCACGTGCTCGGCGCGATCGTGGCGCAGGTGTCCGGAAAGTCCTACTACGACTACGTGCGTGAGCACGTGCTTCGCCCGGCCGGCATGACCACCACGGACTTCTACACCAGGCCACAGTGGCACACGGACCCCCGCATCGCCCACCCCTACGCGAAACAGCCGTCCGGCGAACGCGCCGACACCATCGACCAACGGCTGTACGTCGGCACTCCCGCCGGCGACGCCTTCACGACGTGCGCCGACATGGCGCGTTTCGCGTTCGCGCTACAGGGTTCGAAGCTGCTCAACCGCGCCTTCACGGGCATCACGCTGAACGGCAAGGTGCCGCCTCCGCCGCAGCCTGGCCCGCCGCCCGGCCAGGCGCCCAAAGTTCCGCTCGTCGGCTTCCAGTGCTACGGCCCAGTGACGCTGCTGGTCAACAACCAGTGGGTGACCGGCCACGGCGGCGGCGCCCCTGGCACGTCGACCGACTTCCAGATGTACCCCGACAGCGAGTGGGTGACGGTGATCCTGAGCAACTACGACTACGACGGCGGGCCCCCACCGGTCGTGATGAAGGCGCGCGACGTCATCACCGCGTGA
- a CDS encoding TetR/AcrR family transcriptional regulator, producing MPRWESDAQGRLERAALELFETQGFERTSVAQIARAAGLAERSFYRYFADKREVLFAGDELEAHLVAQVEAADPGLTPIEALLAALGTADQVFSSREFLVRRTAVIAANRALAERDLIKLAAIADALAQALERRGVEPGKAGFLIDVTIAISRRATSRWLADPDATLSELVAQAAAELREAFAPS from the coding sequence ATGCCAAGGTGGGAGTCCGACGCACAGGGCCGGCTCGAGCGCGCGGCGCTGGAGCTGTTCGAGACACAAGGGTTCGAGCGCACCTCGGTCGCGCAGATCGCGCGCGCGGCCGGTCTGGCCGAGCGCTCCTTCTACCGCTACTTCGCCGACAAACGGGAAGTCCTCTTCGCCGGCGACGAGCTCGAGGCGCATCTCGTCGCGCAGGTGGAGGCGGCCGACCCGGGCCTCACCCCGATCGAGGCACTACTGGCCGCGCTGGGGACCGCCGACCAGGTCTTCAGCTCGCGTGAGTTCCTGGTGCGCCGCACCGCGGTGATCGCCGCCAACCGGGCACTGGCCGAGCGCGACCTGATCAAGCTCGCCGCCATCGCCGACGCGCTGGCGCAGGCCCTTGAGCGCCGCGGCGTCGAGCCCGGCAAGGCCGGCTTCCTCATCGACGTGACGATCGCGATCTCCCGGCGCGCCACGTCCCGCTGGCTTGCCGACCCGGACGCGACCCTGTCCGAACTCGTTGCCCAAGCTGCCGCCGAGTTGCGCGAGGCGTTCGCGCCATCTTGA